The following are encoded together in the Pedobacter steynii genome:
- a CDS encoding SusD/RagB family nutrient-binding outer membrane lipoprotein, giving the protein MKFKYIPVLFSSIFTLSLSSCKDQLADLNKNPNSAEVPQADYLLTGAIKSTADTYWGVTNNMNSSLLFIQHWSKIQYTDPDRYIFTNNDLQELWSSGYTKGITNLNKLVSLADEQGNTNYRGVAKVLRSWVFLLLTDAYGDIPYSQSVQIKAYVNPVYDTQKDVYFGLLADLKSAQADLNAAGKPILGDIIYNGKIELWKKFANALRLRIALRIADKEVEKTKAVLAELTAEGGALIAANQENAQLNYSTSPNQNPVSNLFDTRDDYRMSKTIVDTLRSMNDPRLPIFASPTKDVTAKTYVGIPNGLLTGDASNYGLTKTSKPGVYFLAPTAPAVIISYAEVLFNRAEIAARGLSNENAAALYKQAIEASLQQYGVSAAAITAYTQSPAIQYDATNFKKSIGYQKWIALFGQGLEAFAEWRRLDYPELVPAVAGTLSGKIPLRFIYPGQEQSLNGANYRAAVARQGADLLTTRLWFDLK; this is encoded by the coding sequence ATGAAATTCAAATATATTCCAGTTCTATTTTCCAGCATTTTTACGTTATCTCTCAGTTCCTGCAAGGATCAACTGGCAGATCTGAATAAAAATCCCAATTCTGCTGAAGTCCCGCAAGCGGATTACCTGCTTACCGGAGCTATAAAAAGTACGGCAGATACCTATTGGGGGGTAACCAATAACATGAACTCCAGTTTGTTATTCATTCAACATTGGTCGAAAATTCAATACACGGATCCAGACCGTTATATTTTTACCAATAATGACCTTCAGGAATTATGGTCGTCCGGTTACACCAAAGGAATTACCAATCTGAACAAACTGGTGAGCCTGGCTGATGAGCAGGGAAATACCAATTACAGAGGTGTGGCGAAGGTCTTGAGGTCCTGGGTGTTTTTATTGCTGACAGATGCTTATGGAGATATCCCATATTCTCAGTCTGTACAGATCAAAGCTTATGTAAATCCTGTTTATGATACGCAAAAGGATGTTTATTTTGGACTGCTTGCTGATTTAAAGTCGGCTCAGGCAGACCTGAATGCTGCGGGTAAGCCAATTCTAGGTGACATTATCTATAATGGTAAAATTGAACTCTGGAAAAAGTTCGCGAATGCTTTGAGGTTGCGTATCGCGCTCCGTATCGCGGATAAAGAGGTAGAAAAAACGAAAGCTGTACTGGCTGAGCTTACTGCAGAAGGAGGGGCGCTGATTGCGGCTAATCAGGAGAATGCACAACTGAATTATTCTACTTCGCCTAATCAGAACCCGGTGAGTAATCTATTCGATACCCGGGATGATTACAGAATGAGCAAAACTATTGTGGATACGTTGAGGTCAATGAATGATCCAAGACTTCCCATATTCGCCAGTCCGACAAAAGATGTGACAGCAAAAACCTATGTAGGTATTCCAAATGGCTTATTAACGGGAGATGCCAGTAATTATGGATTGACCAAAACGTCTAAACCTGGTGTTTATTTTCTGGCGCCTACTGCTCCGGCAGTGATCATCAGCTATGCAGAAGTGTTGTTTAACAGAGCTGAAATTGCAGCAAGAGGGCTGAGTAACGAGAACGCTGCAGCACTTTATAAGCAGGCTATCGAAGCGTCATTGCAGCAATATGGTGTTTCAGCAGCAGCGATTACTGCTTATACGCAATCTCCGGCAATACAGTATGACGCTACGAACTTTAAGAAATCTATCGGATATCAAAAATGGATTGCGTTGTTCGGGCAGGGATTAGAAGCTTTTGCGGAATGGCGCCGGCTGGACTATCCGGAACTTGTTCCGGCAGTTGCAGGGACGCTTTCGGGGAAAATTCCATTGAGGTTTATCTACCCGGGGCAGGAACAATCTTTAAATGGAGCAAATTATAGAGCAGCAGTAGCGAGGCAGGGTGCAGACCTCCTGACTACCCGTCTTTGGTTCGACCTGAAATAA
- a CDS encoding GNAT family N-acetyltransferase: protein MGKLINGLFGGFHGRIGNLVGYTLKGKHIIRKIGISTKPLTPARKANCQKMKVVNEILSPSLPVIRAGFRLAIVGTDKSEYNEAVSYNKLNALQGEYPNISLDYTKVLVSMGDLPMAVNPAISQNADGNEIEFNWEIPADLSYQYDNDRAMLMIYFPALKVSCYHLIGSKRAEGKDTIRIDGAHAGERMEAYISFIKDDGKQVSNSVYAGSLNAGKATESTVETAPKTATPILDFSFSGPDFEIIDVPNQELSSAKGWNQYFLKNKASDEIIGDFTFKLRQNNQYIAEIEINISPVEQRKGDTKEAASALMSFLFEKAKVNRIVKTVNAKDEAAIALLRSLGFSEEGYFVENAFIDGKWINQYQFAMLKSEWDLFK from the coding sequence ATGGGAAAATTAATAAACGGGCTATTTGGCGGATTCCATGGCAGAATCGGCAACCTGGTAGGTTATACTTTAAAAGGTAAACACATCATTAGAAAAATAGGTATCAGTACTAAACCGCTGACCCCCGCAAGAAAAGCCAATTGCCAAAAAATGAAGGTAGTAAACGAAATACTGAGCCCTTCGCTTCCTGTTATACGGGCTGGATTCCGTCTGGCAATTGTCGGAACGGATAAAAGCGAGTATAATGAAGCCGTTTCTTATAATAAACTGAATGCCCTTCAGGGTGAATATCCAAACATCAGCCTGGATTATACCAAAGTACTGGTCAGCATGGGAGATCTCCCTATGGCGGTTAATCCTGCAATCAGCCAGAATGCTGATGGCAATGAGATCGAATTTAACTGGGAAATACCGGCTGATCTGTCTTACCAATATGATAACGACCGTGCCATGCTGATGATTTATTTCCCGGCATTAAAAGTAAGCTGTTATCATCTGATCGGATCAAAAAGAGCTGAAGGTAAAGACACGATCCGTATCGATGGAGCCCATGCAGGAGAACGCATGGAAGCTTATATCTCTTTTATTAAAGACGATGGAAAACAGGTCTCAAATAGTGTTTATGCCGGTTCTTTAAATGCCGGTAAAGCAACAGAAAGCACTGTAGAAACAGCGCCAAAAACAGCAACACCAATCCTGGATTTCAGTTTTTCAGGCCCGGATTTTGAAATCATAGACGTTCCGAATCAGGAGCTGAGTTCAGCTAAAGGTTGGAATCAGTATTTCTTGAAAAACAAGGCTAGTGATGAGATTATTGGTGATTTCACCTTTAAACTCAGACAAAACAACCAGTATATAGCCGAAATTGAGATCAACATCTCTCCTGTGGAGCAGCGTAAAGGTGATACAAAAGAAGCTGCATCGGCGCTAATGTCTTTCCTGTTTGAAAAAGCAAAAGTTAACCGGATTGTAAAAACGGTGAATGCTAAAGATGAGGCTGCTATAGCCTTGCTGAGGAGCTTAGGTTTCAGTGAAGAAGGCTATTTCGTGGAAAATGCCTTCATAGATGGTAAATGGATCAATCAATATCAGTTTGCCATGCTAAAATCTGAATGGGATTTATTTAAATAA
- a CDS encoding SusC/RagA family TonB-linked outer membrane protein, producing MLKIYKIFIGIALSFFFLLTAGAQSVKVTGVVNDSADGQAIPGASVTIKGKDNATITDANGNFSLQANVNDLIRISYLGYASKEIRITSGTGILKISLEPSLNDLNEVVVTALGITKAKKSLGYAVQELKSKDITTAKETNLINSLAGKIAGVQTTNSQGDMGSSRIIIRGETSISSQNQPLFVVDGVPVDNSQFLGSGGSRDFANTISDINSEDIESISVLKGPNAAALYGSRAAAGVILIKTKTGRGQQGLGISINSNTTISNLLTLPTYQNAFGQGSNGKFSYVDGKGGGVNDGVDESWGPALDGRLIPQFNTNGKPEPFIAHPDNVRDFFETGYALSNGVAIAGSGEKQDVRFSYNNLTQGGILPNSSQNKNSLLLNTTYRITPKLTLNANVNYIKSNAANLPASGGKRATGPMLQFTWFGRQVDVSQLKKYKDDNGNNINWNNSYYSNPYFIAYENTVSQKRDRIIGSAELNYKITEALSANFRTGNDYYTDRRKIKIAYGTNGTPFGSYQEDAYTVNENNTEGRLEFNRKINDDFSINVLGGVNVRTSTLEQNDQMATKLAVNGLYTLNNSRDPLVSSNFYSKLRTYSIFGSAQFGYKDYAFLNVTSRNDWDSSLPKQNLSYFYPSVNGSVVLTEAFDIKSEVLSFAKIRGGWSKVGKATEPYQLVNTYSFTAPFNGNPQQAASLVELNPNLLPEITKSAEAGIELGLFDNRVKFDLSVYNTNSINQILKVNVSSSTGYNQKLINGGSINNKGLEVQLGLTPVKLQDFSWDINLNYALNRSKVTELDKEGLISSYTIGTNRTVDVLAAIGKPYGTFFGTAYQRNADGEILVGAGGTPVINPAKQYLGKFTPNWLGGISNSFTYKNINLNFLVDARIGGKVYSNSNRTGTYTGVLASTLKGRNTENGGLSYYFPGNVNSGTAVGISNGGQAPGGETVYTDGMIFDGVLADGTRNSRIVPAQQYYKGITNVDEQFIYDASYVKLREVKLSYTLPGQWTKKIGFQNATFSLVGRNLWIIHKNVPNIDPETAFNTGNAQGLEDLSLPTARSYGFNLNLKF from the coding sequence ATGTTAAAAATATACAAAATTTTTATAGGGATTGCTTTGTCCTTTTTTTTCCTGCTGACCGCCGGGGCGCAGTCAGTAAAAGTTACCGGTGTGGTTAATGATAGCGCTGATGGACAGGCGATTCCAGGTGCGTCAGTGACCATCAAAGGAAAAGATAATGCTACAATTACAGATGCAAATGGTAATTTCTCCCTGCAGGCAAATGTGAATGACCTGATCCGGATCAGTTATCTCGGATATGCCAGTAAAGAAATCCGCATTACTTCAGGAACGGGGATTTTAAAGATCAGTCTTGAGCCTTCATTAAACGACCTGAATGAGGTTGTGGTTACCGCATTAGGGATTACGAAAGCCAAGAAATCATTGGGTTACGCTGTACAGGAGCTGAAATCCAAAGATATCACTACCGCAAAAGAAACCAATCTGATCAACTCACTGGCAGGAAAAATCGCCGGTGTACAAACCACCAATAGTCAGGGAGATATGGGTTCTTCGAGGATCATCATCCGTGGAGAAACTTCTATCTCCAGTCAGAATCAACCCTTATTTGTGGTAGATGGAGTTCCGGTAGACAATTCACAGTTTCTTGGCAGCGGAGGTTCCCGGGATTTTGCCAATACAATTTCTGATATCAACTCTGAAGATATTGAATCAATTAGTGTGCTGAAAGGCCCGAATGCCGCGGCTTTATATGGTTCCAGGGCTGCTGCCGGTGTTATCCTGATTAAAACAAAAACAGGAAGAGGGCAACAGGGACTGGGAATCAGTATCAATTCCAATACTACTATTTCTAATTTGCTAACACTGCCAACTTATCAGAATGCTTTTGGCCAGGGTTCAAATGGCAAATTTAGTTATGTAGATGGTAAAGGGGGAGGAGTGAACGACGGTGTGGACGAAAGCTGGGGCCCCGCATTGGATGGCCGCCTGATTCCGCAGTTTAATACAAATGGAAAACCTGAGCCCTTCATTGCCCATCCGGATAATGTGCGGGACTTTTTTGAAACCGGTTATGCCCTGAGTAATGGAGTGGCCATTGCCGGATCTGGGGAGAAACAGGACGTTCGGTTTTCTTATAACAACCTGACTCAGGGTGGGATATTACCCAACTCCTCGCAAAATAAAAATTCACTACTTCTGAATACGACTTATCGCATTACACCGAAACTGACTTTAAATGCCAATGTGAATTATATCAAAAGCAATGCAGCAAATCTGCCGGCATCAGGAGGTAAACGGGCTACCGGTCCGATGCTTCAGTTTACCTGGTTTGGCAGACAGGTAGATGTGAGCCAGCTTAAAAAATATAAAGACGACAATGGAAATAACATCAACTGGAACAACAGTTATTATAGCAATCCCTATTTCATTGCCTATGAAAATACAGTGAGCCAGAAAAGGGACCGCATCATTGGAAGTGCAGAACTGAATTATAAAATTACAGAAGCCCTGTCTGCAAATTTCAGAACCGGAAACGATTATTATACGGATCGCAGAAAGATAAAAATTGCCTATGGCACAAACGGAACTCCTTTTGGCTCCTATCAGGAGGATGCTTATACCGTGAATGAAAACAATACGGAAGGAAGATTGGAGTTTAACAGGAAGATAAACGACGACTTTTCTATTAATGTCCTGGGTGGGGTAAATGTAAGAACATCTACTTTGGAACAGAACGATCAGATGGCTACGAAACTGGCGGTAAATGGCCTCTATACTTTAAACAATTCCAGAGATCCGCTTGTATCTTCCAATTTTTACAGCAAATTGAGAACGTATAGTATCTTTGGATCTGCTCAATTTGGGTATAAAGACTATGCCTTTCTTAACGTAACTTCCAGGAACGACTGGGATTCCAGTTTACCTAAACAAAACCTCTCTTATTTCTATCCTTCAGTAAATGGAAGTGTGGTCCTGACCGAAGCTTTTGATATCAAAAGCGAGGTGTTGAGTTTTGCCAAAATCAGAGGTGGCTGGTCAAAAGTGGGGAAAGCAACCGAGCCTTATCAGCTGGTTAATACTTATAGTTTTACCGCTCCTTTTAATGGAAACCCGCAGCAGGCTGCAAGCCTGGTAGAGCTCAACCCAAATCTGTTACCTGAAATCACCAAATCTGCGGAGGCGGGAATTGAACTGGGCTTGTTTGATAACCGGGTAAAATTTGACCTGAGTGTGTACAATACCAATAGTATCAACCAGATCCTGAAAGTAAACGTGAGTTCATCAACCGGATACAATCAGAAATTAATCAATGGAGGAAGTATCAATAATAAAGGATTGGAAGTACAGCTTGGGTTAACGCCGGTGAAATTGCAGGATTTTAGCTGGGACATCAACCTGAATTATGCACTGAACCGTAGTAAGGTCACGGAGTTGGATAAAGAAGGACTGATCAGCAGTTATACGATCGGAACCAATAGAACTGTAGATGTACTTGCTGCAATCGGCAAACCTTATGGTACTTTCTTTGGAACTGCTTATCAGCGAAATGCTGACGGTGAGATCCTGGTTGGTGCAGGAGGAACACCCGTAATTAACCCGGCAAAACAATATCTGGGTAAATTTACACCCAACTGGCTTGGAGGGATCAGCAACAGTTTTACCTATAAAAATATCAACCTGAACTTCCTGGTAGATGCGAGAATCGGGGGTAAAGTATATTCCAATTCAAACCGGACCGGAACCTATACAGGGGTACTGGCAAGTACCTTAAAAGGAAGAAATACTGAAAACGGTGGTTTGAGCTACTATTTCCCTGGAAATGTGAATTCGGGAACAGCAGTTGGAATTTCCAATGGCGGACAAGCCCCGGGAGGAGAAACGGTCTACACGGATGGGATGATCTTCGATGGTGTATTGGCTGATGGTACAAGAAACAGCCGCATCGTTCCTGCCCAACAATATTATAAAGGGATTACCAATGTGGATGAACAGTTTATCTACGATGCATCGTATGTTAAATTGAGAGAGGTGAAGTTGAGTTATACCTTACCGGGCCAATGGACTAAGAAAATAGGATTTCAGAATGCGACCTTCTCCCTGGTAGGGCGAAACCTATGGATCATTCATAAAAATGTACCAAACATTGATCCTGAAACCGCATTCAATACGGGAAATGCACAAGGCCTGGAAGACCTGAGCCTTCCAACAGCAAGATCATATGGTTTTAACCTTAACCTTAAATTCTAA
- a CDS encoding SDR family oxidoreductase produces MKTLKEKVVLITGASRGIGAAIAHKLAEAGAKIIVNYAGSTEAAEQTVKELQQKGAEAIALQADVSKTAEVKRMFDEAIAHYGRIDVLVNNAGIMITKLLKDTTDEEFSRQFDINVKGTFNTMREAADRLADNGSIINFSTSVNRIMLPGYSTYVATKAAVEQLTRVFSKEIGGRGINVNSVSPGPTNTELFTNGKPQEVIDRLAALSAFNRIGEPEDIAKVVLFLASDEASWITAQNLGVNGGMA; encoded by the coding sequence ATGAAAACGTTAAAAGAGAAAGTAGTCTTAATCACAGGTGCTTCGAGAGGGATAGGAGCTGCGATCGCACATAAATTAGCTGAGGCGGGAGCAAAAATAATCGTCAACTACGCCGGAAGTACGGAGGCTGCGGAACAAACCGTAAAAGAGTTGCAACAAAAAGGGGCTGAAGCCATTGCATTGCAGGCTGATGTGAGCAAAACCGCTGAAGTGAAAAGAATGTTTGATGAGGCCATTGCCCATTATGGAAGAATAGACGTTTTAGTCAATAATGCAGGGATTATGATTACGAAGCTGTTAAAGGATACAACCGATGAGGAATTTAGCAGGCAGTTTGATATCAATGTGAAAGGGACTTTCAATACCATGCGGGAAGCTGCTGATCGTCTGGCTGATAATGGCAGTATCATCAATTTCTCTACTTCGGTAAACCGCATTATGCTTCCGGGATATAGCACCTATGTGGCGACAAAAGCAGCTGTTGAACAGTTAACCAGGGTCTTTTCCAAAGAAATAGGTGGTAGGGGGATTAATGTAAACTCCGTGTCGCCAGGCCCGACAAATACCGAATTGTTTACAAACGGTAAACCTCAGGAAGTTATCGATCGTTTAGCTGCTTTGTCTGCTTTCAATAGGATTGGCGAACCTGAAGATATTGCGAAAGTGGTGTTGTTTTTAGCAAGTGATGAAGCCAGCTGGATTACTGCACAGAATCTTGGGGTAAATGGTGGAATGGCATAA